One Pseudochaenichthys georgianus unplaced genomic scaffold, fPseGeo1.2 scaffold_666_arrow_ctg1, whole genome shotgun sequence genomic window carries:
- the LOC117443723 gene encoding uncharacterized protein, whose protein sequence is MLTRWLTFTAFLCTADGRGSVSVAPTCRVKGHPEAELTLNCGDGKKAGVVQYWHTPFGNLQTPGFHSNMDPVFMLHDGSLKVPNPSLLHRGLYYCLLQHTEGTALWPYELSVGQRRDEEEQEHSGGEQRDEFRFRRDVGSLEEMQAGVSDAHLAGAVAASVLLTFLVGFSAGALSRTPVLRCLGNLSTRFQSQRTTDSEVTMATLSPMYDNQAWDSDADSAHCSTMETTIPPPTNPQRSFRGKRQEEQETTAYLEGCDNMREEEEEEEGKGLKGNNEECDGEAKEEQFNHFYRGEDGESQTQTDEDTASKDGEEKESREGGEEKTEVRKEEEEVEKADREENSSNEDGEEGRGSGEEEEEEEEEDTDSNNDETGSNRGAGETLPPAGRPSRVLRLYQYDEDGQRFAHLPQPAPEEPGPPPRLKQRSLSLKRLNTIMAAASAEPLGTREPGGGEGESRPHLHMEI, encoded by the exons ATGCTCACCAGGTGGTTAACTTTCACTGCCTTTCTGTGCACCGCTGATGGCCGCGGCTCTGTGAGCGTCGCACCAACctgcagggtcaaaggtcatccAGAGGCAGAGCTGACTCTGAACTGTGGAGACGGAAAGAAAGCAG GTGTGGTTCAGTACTGGCACACCCCTTTTGGAAACCTTCAGACCCCTGGGTTCCACAGTAACATGGACCCCGTCTTCATGCTTCATGATGGAAGCCTGAAGGTCCCCAACCCCAGCCTCCTGCACCGCGGCCTGTACTACTGCCTCCTGCAGCACACAGAGGGAACTGCACTGTGGCCCTACGAGCTGAGTGTGGGTCAGCGGCGTGATGAAGAGGagcaggaacacagcggaggtgAGCAGCGTGATGAGTTCAGGTTCAGGAGGGACGTCGGGTCCTTGGAAGAGATGCAGGCAGGCGTTTCAGACGCTCACTTGGCAGGAGCTGTGGCGGCTTCAGTTCTGCTGACGTTCCTGGTGGGCTTCAGCGCCGGAGCTCTGAGCAGGACCCCTGTCCTCAG GTGTTTAGGGAACCTCTCCACGAGGTTTCAATCACAACGCACAACTGACTCTGAGGTCACCATGGCAACACTATCGCCCATGTACGACAACCAGGCGTGGGACAGCGACGCCGACTCTGCTCATTGTTCAACCATGGAGACCACCATTCCCCCCCCCACCAATCCTCAGAGAAGCTTCCGGGGAAAACGACAGGAGGAGCAGGAAACCACGGCCTATCTGGAAGGATGTGACAACAtgagggaggaggaagaggaggaggaaggaaaaGGTTTGAAGGGAAATAATGAAGAGTGTGATGGGGAGGCAAAGGAAGAGCAGTTTAATCATTTCTATCGAGGCGAGGATGGAGAGagtcaaacccaaacagatgaAGACACGGCTAGTAAAGATGGAGAGGAGAAAGAAAGTAGAGAAGGAGGGGAGGAAAAGACAGAAGTGAgaaaggaggaggaagaggtggagaaGGCAGATAGGGAGGAAAATAGCAGCAATGAGGatggagaggaggggagaggaagtggggaggaggaggaggaggaggaggaggaagatacAGACAGCAATAACGATGAGACAGGAAGTAACAGAGGAGCAGGAGAAACTCTGCCCCCTGCAGGCCGCCCCAGCCGTGTCCTCCGTCTGTACCAGTATGACGAGGACGGCCAGAGGTTCGCTCACCTTCCACAGCCGGCCCCAGAGGAGCcaggcccccccccccggctCAAGCAGCGCTCCCTCTCTCTGAAACGTCTCAACACCATCATGGCCGCCGCCTCGGCAGAGCCGCTGGGCACCAGAGaaccgggggggggggagggggagagCAGGCCGCACCTCCACATGGAGATATAA